In Fusobacterium varium, the following are encoded in one genomic region:
- a CDS encoding histidine phosphatase family protein, producing MGKLILVRHGQTQMNVDGIFFGKLDPSLNETGKEQCKNTRELLKNRYKYDFIYSSDLKRAAETAEIVNYLDLPIKLDRRLEEIDFGIFEGLSYKEILEKYPAESKKSQEEWKTFDYITGESLEVLQRRAIEFVESLDKTKNNLVVTHWGVINCILSWYFSDKLESYWKYSMENGGICVIEFADDFPILKGLNIG from the coding sequence TTGGGAAAACTAATATTAGTTAGACATGGACAAACTCAAATGAATGTTGATGGAATATTCTTTGGAAAGTTAGATCCAAGTTTAAATGAAACAGGAAAAGAGCAGTGTAAAAATACAAGAGAGTTACTAAAAAATAGATATAAATATGATTTTATCTATTCAAGTGATTTGAAAAGAGCAGCAGAAACTGCTGAGATTGTAAATTATTTAGATCTTCCTATAAAATTAGACAGGAGATTGGAAGAGATAGATTTTGGAATATTTGAGGGGTTAAGTTATAAAGAGATTTTAGAAAAATATCCAGCAGAGTCTAAAAAAAGTCAAGAGGAGTGGAAAACTTTTGATTATATTACTGGCGAAAGTCTTGAAGTACTACAAAGGAGAGCAATTGAATTTGTAGAGAGCTTAGATAAAACAAAGAATAATTTAGTAGTTACTCACTGGGGAGTGATTAACTGCATATTGAGTTGGTATTTTTCAGATAAATTAGAAAGTTATTGGAAATATAGTATGGAAAATGGTGGAATCTGTGTGATTGAATTTGCAGATGATTTTCCAATATTAAAAGGACTAAATATAGGGTGA
- a CDS encoding chloramphenicol acetyltransferase has translation MFNKLDMEKWERREYFFYYKNLIKAKYNLNIDMDITDLLKRVKEKKIKFYPAMIYAVIRGVNENREFRISYDKDGNLGYWDICHPSYTIFHDDDKTFSDIWSEYSEDFSIFYKNVTDDMEKYKDVKGIKSKDGKPDNFCPISAIPWLSFTGYSNDTYSESNMFFPVIAFGKYYEKDGKILLPFSVFANHAVADGYHTCKLINDIQDIVKRVDEWLK, from the coding sequence ATGTTTAATAAATTGGATATGGAGAAGTGGGAGAGAAGGGAGTATTTTTTCTATTATAAAAATTTGATAAAAGCTAAGTATAATTTGAATATAGATATGGATATTACAGATCTATTAAAGAGGGTAAAAGAGAAAAAAATTAAGTTTTATCCAGCTATGATATATGCAGTTATAAGAGGGGTAAATGAAAACAGGGAGTTTAGAATAAGTTATGATAAAGATGGGAATCTAGGCTATTGGGATATTTGTCATCCATCTTATACAATTTTTCACGATGATGATAAAACTTTTTCAGATATTTGGAGTGAATATTCAGAGGATTTTTCTATCTTTTATAAAAATGTAACTGATGATATGGAAAAATATAAAGATGTTAAAGGAATAAAAAGTAAAGACGGAAAACCAGATAATTTTTGCCCTATTTCAGCAATTCCTTGGTTAAGCTTTACTGGATATAGTAATGATACTTATAGTGAATCAAATATGTTTTTTCCAGTAATAGCTTTTGGAAAATATTATGAAAAAGATGGAAAAATATTACTTCCATTTTCTGTATTTGCAAATCATGCTGTGGCTGATGGTTACCATACTTGTAAACTGATAAATGATATACAAGATATTGTTAAAAGAGTAGATGAGTGGTTAAAATAG
- the radC gene encoding DNA repair protein RadC, producing MLKNLGEGHRERLRKRYIKSGLEGFNDYEVLELLLTYSIARKDVKPIAKELIEKFGTIDEIAKSDIKSLLEVDGIGEGSAVFLKLIGDIALTLYREKIEDKDILTIKSKNSLLSYLRGEIGHSPREEFKILFLDTSNKLIASETLFSGTIDKSAIYPREIVERVIKNRAKSVIFAHNHPSGNISPSKKDIELTQYMYDSLKLLEIRLLDHIIVTKNSYFSFLEEGLIEY from the coding sequence ATGTTAAAAAATTTAGGGGAAGGGCATCGTGAAAGACTTAGAAAAAGATATATAAAAAGTGGGTTAGAAGGTTTTAATGATTATGAGGTTTTAGAACTTTTACTTACATACTCTATTGCTAGAAAAGATGTAAAACCAATAGCAAAGGAGTTAATAGAAAAGTTTGGAACAATAGATGAGATTGCTAAAAGTGATATAAAATCTCTTTTAGAAGTAGATGGAATTGGAGAGGGAAGTGCAGTATTTCTTAAACTTATAGGGGATATAGCACTGACTTTATACAGAGAGAAGATAGAGGATAAAGATATCTTAACAATAAAAAGTAAAAATAGTCTTTTATCGTATTTAAGAGGAGAGATTGGTCATTCACCGAGAGAGGAGTTTAAAATTCTGTTTTTAGACACTTCAAATAAATTGATAGCAAGTGAGACTCTCTTTTCTGGAACAATAGATAAAAGTGCAATATATCCAAGAGAGATAGTGGAAAGGGTAATAAAAAATAGAGCTAAATCAGTTATATTTGCTCATAACCACCCTTCAGGGAATATATCTCCATCAAAAAAGGATATAGAACTTACTCAATATATGTATGATAGTTTAAAACTGCTAGAGATTAGACTGTTAGATCATATAATAGTAACGAAAAACTCCTACTTTAGTTTTTTAGAGGAAGGATTGATTGAATATTAG
- a CDS encoding DNA alkylation repair protein — protein MEYKSINWNRENYLEFIEKLKSLKDEKYLEFHKKLVMTNNKIIGIRSPIIKDIAKNIAKGDWRKFIEQDIVGYYEEIAIRGLVIGYIKEDKNIVKDEIERFLPLIDNWGICDGFVANLKIIKKNREYFFNYLKKLIKTEEEYKVRFVLVTFLSHYMEKEYIEEIIQLCSQVKNKNYYVKMAQAWLISILFVKFPERTLEFLKDNSLDLWVHNKGIQKIRESIRVTKEDKELVKTLKK, from the coding sequence TTGGAATATAAAAGTATTAATTGGAATAGAGAAAATTATTTGGAATTTATAGAGAAATTAAAAAGTTTAAAAGATGAAAAATATTTAGAGTTTCATAAAAAATTGGTAATGACTAATAATAAAATTATAGGAATAAGGTCACCTATAATAAAAGATATTGCCAAAAATATAGCAAAGGGAGATTGGAGAAAATTTATTGAACAAGATATTGTAGGATATTATGAAGAAATAGCAATAAGAGGGTTGGTAATAGGATATATAAAAGAGGATAAAAACATTGTGAAAGATGAAATTGAAAGATTTTTACCTCTTATAGATAATTGGGGAATATGTGATGGTTTTGTAGCTAATCTAAAAATTATAAAAAAGAATAGAGAGTATTTCTTTAATTATTTAAAAAAACTTATAAAAACAGAGGAAGAGTATAAAGTTAGATTTGTATTAGTAACATTTTTAAGTCACTATATGGAAAAAGAATATATAGAAGAAATTATACAATTATGTTCTCAAGTCAAGAATAAAAATTATTATGTAAAAATGGCTCAAGCATGGTTAATATCTATTTTATTTGTAAAATTTCCAGAGAGAACTTTAGAATTTTTAAAAGATAATAGTTTAGATCTTTGGGTACATAATAAGGGAATCCAGAAAATAAGAGAATCAATAAGAGTTACAAAAGAGGATAAAGAGTTAGTAAAAACTTTAAAAAAATAA
- a CDS encoding ankyrin repeat domain-containing protein, whose protein sequence is MELLKFLQENDLEGFKENLDMDSIEEIDEEKNTILHHCVEKGAYDFVDALVYNGADPNVKNRYGETPVHIAARNDMDEIMELLLEFGGDVTIKNNHQRSALNLATTLKSKKVLRVIENSGMDYSAIVGREKITHHRRFEEEY, encoded by the coding sequence ATGGAACTTTTGAAATTTTTACAAGAAAATGATTTAGAAGGATTTAAAGAAAACTTAGATATGGATAGTATTGAAGAGATTGATGAAGAGAAAAACACAATACTTCATCATTGTGTAGAGAAGGGAGCATATGATTTTGTAGATGCTTTAGTATATAATGGTGCTGATCCAAATGTAAAAAACAGATATGGAGAAACTCCAGTGCATATAGCAGCAAGAAATGATATGGATGAGATAATGGAGCTTTTACTTGAATTTGGTGGAGATGTAACAATAAAAAATAATCACCAAAGATCTGCACTTAACCTTGCTACAACTTTAAAATCAAAGAAAGTTTTAAGAGTGATAGAAAATAGTGGAATGGATTATTCAGCTATTGTAGGGAGAGAGAAGATAACACATCATAGAAGATTTGAAGAGGAATATTAA
- the cobT gene encoding nicotinate-nucleotide--dimethylbenzimidazole phosphoribosyltransferase: MERLKKFLSEITGADQEAIKLAQEELDRKMKPQGSLGTLEEIAVKLAGIGGYPVKQVPNRCHIVAAADNGIVAQGVASCPLEYTRLVSEAMLNRIAAIGLLTKKLGIDFNLIDIGIKDTVPRDYPNLYRKPVMLGTKDFYVEPAMTQEECLKAIFVGIEMIESKKDFDIFSNGEMGIGNTSTSSAILYSFTKGNIDRIVGRGSGLTDDALNKKKRVIMEACEKYDTFNMDPVDVLAHVGGLDIACMVGMYLGAARYKKPMLIDGFISSVAALVACKIEPKVKDYIIATHMSEEPGMELVLEELGLKAFFNMGMRLGEGTGAVLAYPIVDCAIEIINGMKTPAAVYDMFY; this comes from the coding sequence ATGGAAAGACTAAAAAAATTTTTAAGTGAGATAACAGGAGCAGATCAAGAGGCTATAAAACTTGCTCAAGAAGAGTTAGATAGAAAGATGAAACCTCAAGGAAGTTTGGGAACTTTAGAGGAGATAGCAGTAAAATTAGCAGGAATAGGTGGCTATCCTGTTAAGCAAGTGCCTAATAGATGTCACATTGTAGCAGCAGCAGATAATGGAATAGTAGCTCAAGGAGTTGCATCATGTCCATTGGAGTATACACGTTTAGTATCAGAGGCTATGTTAAATAGAATAGCTGCAATAGGATTATTAACAAAAAAATTAGGAATAGATTTTAATCTTATAGATATTGGAATTAAAGACACTGTACCTAGAGATTATCCAAACCTATACAGAAAACCTGTTATGTTAGGAACGAAGGATTTTTATGTAGAACCTGCAATGACACAAGAGGAGTGTTTAAAAGCTATCTTTGTTGGAATTGAGATGATAGAGAGTAAAAAAGATTTTGATATATTCTCAAATGGAGAGATGGGAATAGGAAATACTTCAACAAGTTCAGCTATTTTGTATTCATTTACAAAAGGGAATATTGATAGAATTGTTGGAAGAGGTTCAGGACTTACAGATGATGCTTTAAATAAAAAGAAAAGAGTAATAATGGAAGCTTGTGAAAAATATGATACATTTAATATGGATCCAGTTGATGTATTAGCTCATGTTGGTGGATTAGATATTGCTTGTATGGTGGGAATGTATCTAGGAGCTGCAAGATATAAAAAACCTATGTTGATAGATGGATTTATATCAAGTGTAGCTGCTTTAGTTGCTTGTAAAATAGAACCAAAGGTAAAAGATTATATAATAGCTACTCATATGAGTGAAGAGCCAGGAATGGAGCTAGTTCTTGAAGAGTTAGGATTAAAAGCTTTCTTTAATATGGGTATGAGATTAGGAGAGGGAACAGGAGCAGTATTGGCTTATCCAATAGTTGATTGTGCTATTGAGATTATAAATGGTATGAAAACACCAGCAGCAGTATATGATATGTTCTATTAA
- the cobS gene encoding adenosylcobinamide-GDP ribazoletransferase, which produces MKGLILLFRFMTRLPIGFDPKFDSDELGKGMRFFPVVGMVIGLVLFAAFWLLGYVIYSPMVMAVLLVIIEVVLTGGLHLDGLADTFDGIFSYRSKQKMLDIMKDSRLGTNGGLVLILYFFLKVALLVEASNNSPVIMPIMLLLSPVIARLNSVVNCGSAPYARATGMGKTFVDHTDGLAVSIATIITAIFVGGAAYLFAIPYEILIVIPVVMILGYLFAKLMTRKIGGITGDTLGAVVEISEIIAMLGMYILAR; this is translated from the coding sequence ATGAAAGGGTTAATTTTACTTTTTAGATTTATGACTAGACTTCCTATAGGATTTGATCCTAAATTTGATTCTGATGAATTGGGAAAAGGGATGAGATTTTTTCCAGTAGTTGGAATGGTAATAGGTTTAGTTCTTTTTGCAGCTTTTTGGCTATTAGGTTATGTTATCTATTCACCAATGGTAATGGCAGTTCTTTTAGTAATAATTGAAGTTGTATTAACTGGAGGACTTCATCTTGATGGGTTAGCAGATACATTTGATGGAATATTTAGTTATAGAAGTAAGCAAAAAATGTTAGATATAATGAAAGATTCAAGACTTGGTACAAATGGTGGGCTTGTTCTTATTCTTTATTTCTTTTTGAAAGTGGCACTATTAGTAGAGGCATCAAATAATTCACCAGTAATTATGCCTATAATGCTTTTACTATCACCAGTTATAGCAAGACTTAATAGTGTTGTAAATTGTGGATCAGCACCTTATGCAAGGGCTACTGGAATGGGAAAAACATTTGTTGATCATACTGATGGATTAGCTGTATCAATAGCTACAATTATAACTGCAATCTTTGTAGGAGGAGCAGCTTATCTATTTGCAATTCCATATGAGATTTTGATAGTTATTCCAGTTGTTATGATCTTAGGATATCTATTTGCTAAGCTTATGACTAGAAAAATAGGCGGAATAACAGGGGATACTTTAGGAGCAGTTGTTGAAATATCTGAGATAATTGCAATGTTAGGTATGTATATTTTAGCTAGATAG
- a CDS encoding tRNA1(Val) (adenine(37)-N6)-methyltransferase, translated as MLVNEDITMLNNGYKLIQKKDGFKFSVDAVILSDFFSPTKKGKILDIGCGNGIIPILLYSKGKGEDITGVEIQEENCELALKNVKLNNLEEYIKIENDDVKEYPKGNTFDYIISNPPYMEVDGKKQNILSCKSIARHELTLNLYDLIRNAKRLLKPVGSITLVHRSYRFTDISRILEDCGFSLKRVRFVYYSKDRNSNLVLVEAFKGKKCKLEIEPPLFLEECGY; from the coding sequence ATGTTAGTCAATGAAGATATTACAATGCTTAATAATGGCTACAAGCTCATTCAAAAAAAAGATGGATTTAAATTTTCTGTAGATGCTGTTATATTATCAGATTTCTTTTCTCCTACTAAAAAAGGGAAGATATTGGATATAGGTTGTGGGAATGGAATTATTCCTATTCTTCTATATTCAAAGGGAAAGGGAGAGGATATAACAGGTGTAGAGATACAAGAAGAAAATTGTGAACTAGCTTTAAAGAATGTAAAATTAAATAATTTAGAAGAGTATATAAAAATTGAAAATGATGATGTGAAGGAGTACCCTAAGGGGAATACTTTTGACTATATAATTTCTAATCCACCCTACATGGAAGTTGATGGGAAAAAACAAAATATTCTAAGTTGTAAATCAATAGCTAGACATGAGCTGACATTAAATCTTTATGATTTAATAAGAAATGCTAAGAGGTTGCTAAAACCTGTAGGAAGTATTACTTTAGTTCATAGAAGTTATAGATTCACTGATATATCAAGAATTCTTGAGGACTGTGGCTTTTCTCTAAAGAGAGTAAGATTTGTTTACTATTCTAAGGATAGAAATTCAAATCTTGTTCTAGTTGAGGCATTTAAAGGTAAAAAGTGTAAACTAGAGATAGAACCACCGCTTTTCTTAGAGGAGTGTGGTTATTAA
- the cobU gene encoding bifunctional adenosylcobinamide kinase/adenosylcobinamide-phosphate guanylyltransferase, with product MGRIIYFTGGSRSGKSSHAEKYIFDKGYEDRIYLATAIVFDDEMRARVRKHREQRGENWTTVEGYKNVVELVKPHMKKGGVILLDCLTNMVTNLMIMEKEYDWDNMPDSQLTLIENGIKKEVEEFLDFIKTQDQDLVIVSNEIGMGVVPAYPLGRYFRDICGRMNQIAAAKADEAYLLVSGLKMQLK from the coding sequence GTGGGAAGAATAATATATTTCACTGGTGGTTCTCGAAGTGGTAAAAGTAGTCATGCAGAAAAATATATTTTTGATAAAGGATATGAGGATAGAATATATCTGGCTACTGCTATTGTTTTTGATGATGAGATGAGAGCAAGAGTAAGAAAGCATAGGGAGCAAAGAGGAGAAAATTGGACAACAGTAGAGGGATATAAGAATGTAGTGGAATTGGTAAAACCTCATATGAAAAAAGGTGGAGTAATTTTATTAGATTGCCTCACAAATATGGTAACTAATCTTATGATAATGGAGAAAGAGTATGATTGGGATAATATGCCAGATTCTCAACTGACTTTAATAGAAAATGGGATAAAAAAAGAGGTTGAAGAGTTTTTAGACTTTATAAAAACTCAAGATCAAGATTTAGTAATTGTTTCTAATGAGATAGGAATGGGAGTAGTTCCAGCTTACCCTTTAGGAAGATATTTTAGAGATATATGTGGACGTATGAATCAAATTGCAGCAGCTAAAGCAGATGAGGCATATCTACTAGTATCAGGACTAAAAATGCAATTAAAATAG
- the rfbD gene encoding dTDP-4-dehydrorhamnose reductase: protein MILITGANGQLGYDFQRLFDELKKEYIATDRDELDITDIKKVREFVKNKNITLIINCAAYNNVDKAEDEVEFCKKLNTYAPRDLAIVAKEIGADYITYSTDFVFDGEKKAPYTEEDISNPLSIYGKSKYEGEKEVFKVKPDSFVVRTSWVFGIANNNFNKQVINWSKSKDELSIVDDQISSPTYSKDLAYYSWELIKTKKYGLYHLSNTGEASKYDQGKYVLDKIGWQGKLNRAKTKDFNLKAQRAEYTKLDSSKLEKAIGKKIPSWENGIDRFLEEME from the coding sequence ATGATATTAATAACAGGAGCTAATGGACAATTAGGTTATGATTTTCAAAGGTTATTTGATGAATTAAAAAAAGAGTATATAGCAACAGATAGAGATGAGTTAGATATTACAGATATAAAAAAGGTAAGGGAGTTTGTAAAGAATAAAAATATTACTCTTATAATAAATTGTGCTGCCTATAACAATGTTGATAAAGCTGAAGATGAAGTTGAATTTTGTAAAAAATTGAATACATATGCTCCAAGAGATTTAGCAATAGTAGCAAAAGAGATAGGAGCTGATTATATAACTTATTCAACAGATTTTGTATTTGATGGAGAGAAAAAAGCTCCATATACAGAAGAGGATATTTCTAATCCTCTATCAATTTATGGAAAAAGCAAATATGAGGGAGAAAAGGAAGTTTTTAAAGTAAAACCAGATAGTTTTGTAGTAAGGACATCTTGGGTATTTGGAATAGCTAATAATAATTTTAATAAGCAAGTAATTAATTGGAGTAAAAGTAAAGATGAGCTATCAATAGTTGATGATCAAATCTCATCACCAACATATTCAAAGGATCTAGCTTATTATAGTTGGGAACTGATAAAAACTAAAAAGTATGGTTTGTATCATCTTTCAAATACAGGAGAAGCAAGTAAATATGATCAAGGAAAATATGTTTTAGATAAAATAGGATGGCAAGGAAAACTGAATAGAGCTAAGACAAAGGATTTTAATTTGAAAGCTCAAAGGGCAGAGTATACAAAGTTAGATAGCTCAAAATTAGAAAAAGCGATAGGTAAAAAGATACCTTCATGGGAAAATGGAATTGATAGATTTTTAGAAGAAATGGAGTAG
- a CDS encoding stage 0 sporulation family protein, which produces MEENIKEQENKVVEAPAPEKKEYNVLGVMFETTKKRYYFEVIDNTEYKKGDKVIVDTVRGKEVGVVYGEPRMLPEKELVLPLKPVIKKADEDEIKRYNELKEESAKANKLCKERIIHHKLPMKLVGTEYTFDRSKLIFYFTAEGRIDFRDLVKDLANIFKLRIELRQIGVRDEARILGTIGICGKELCCRTFINKFDSVSIKMARDQGLVINPAKISGVCGRLLCCINYEYAQYEEVLRHYPAVNQLVKTPKGEGKVISISPLNGYLFVDVATIGMMRFEIGEVKFNKKEANKLKNEKTQEELEHKELEKE; this is translated from the coding sequence ATGGAAGAAAATATAAAAGAGCAGGAGAATAAGGTTGTAGAAGCACCAGCTCCTGAAAAAAAAGAGTACAATGTACTTGGAGTTATGTTTGAGACAACTAAAAAGAGATACTATTTTGAAGTTATAGATAATACAGAGTATAAAAAAGGTGACAAGGTAATTGTTGATACAGTTAGAGGAAAAGAGGTAGGAGTAGTTTATGGTGAACCTAGAATGCTACCTGAAAAAGAGCTTGTACTACCTTTAAAACCTGTTATTAAAAAAGCTGATGAAGATGAGATAAAAAGATACAATGAATTAAAAGAGGAATCAGCAAAAGCTAATAAGCTTTGTAAAGAGAGAATAATTCATCATAAACTTCCAATGAAACTTGTTGGAACAGAGTATACTTTTGACAGAAGTAAGTTAATATTCTATTTTACAGCTGAAGGAAGAATAGATTTTAGAGATCTAGTAAAAGATTTAGCAAATATCTTTAAATTAAGAATAGAGTTAAGACAGATAGGTGTAAGAGATGAGGCTAGAATTTTAGGGACAATAGGTATTTGTGGTAAGGAGCTTTGTTGTAGAACATTTATCAATAAATTTGACTCTGTATCTATTAAGATGGCAAGAGATCAAGGTTTAGTTATAAACCCAGCTAAGATTTCAGGAGTATGTGGAAGATTGCTTTGTTGTATAAACTATGAATATGCTCAATATGAAGAGGTATTGAGACACTATCCAGCTGTAAATCAGTTGGTAAAAACTCCTAAGGGAGAGGGAAAAGTAATTAGTATAAGTCCTCTAAATGGATATCTTTTTGTAGATGTTGCAACAATAGGTATGATGAGATTTGAAATTGGAGAGGTTAAATTTAATAAGAAAGAAGCTAATAAATTGAAAAATGAAAAAACTCAAGAGGAGTTAGAACATAAGGAGCTTGAAAAGGAATAA